From Alphaproteobacteria bacterium, a single genomic window includes:
- a CDS encoding metallophosphoesterase, translating into MLDIVQVSDIHLSPTHAWFQDNWDVFVDEMQADPPDFVFVTGDVCVNGPDRDWEFAYAREQLDRLPVRWRAIPGNHDAGDTPPDERNNHPLTEPLRATFHRHIDADWWAEDLAGWRFVGLNAQLIDSGLPSEPAQWAFLEQTLADAGDRRLALWVHKPLFVREPTDRGRHLTALFPEGRTRLLSLCERHGVALVGSGHLHRYRRLRVGPTRLIWAPATAFLMGGRKLPGAARLGYMRYRFTRSGFTASFVEPPLFLNLDVRNWNKFRGSTIHLPERGLRGG; encoded by the coding sequence ATGCTCGACATCGTCCAGGTGTCTGACATCCACCTGTCGCCGACCCATGCCTGGTTCCAGGACAACTGGGACGTGTTCGTCGACGAAATGCAGGCCGATCCGCCGGACTTCGTCTTCGTCACCGGCGATGTCTGCGTCAACGGGCCGGACCGGGACTGGGAGTTCGCCTATGCCCGCGAACAGTTGGACCGGCTGCCGGTGCGATGGCGCGCCATCCCCGGCAACCACGACGCCGGCGACACCCCACCGGACGAACGCAACAACCACCCGCTGACCGAGCCGCTACGCGCCACCTTCCACCGCCATATCGACGCCGACTGGTGGGCGGAGGATCTGGCGGGCTGGCGCTTCGTCGGCCTGAACGCCCAGCTCATCGACAGCGGCCTGCCGAGCGAGCCCGCGCAATGGGCGTTCCTGGAACAGACGCTGGCGGATGCGGGCGACCGCCGCCTGGCGCTCTGGGTGCACAAGCCCCTGTTCGTGCGCGAGCCGACCGACCGGGGCCGCCATCTCACCGCCCTGTTCCCGGAGGGCCGTACCCGCCTGCTGTCGCTCTGCGAACGCCATGGCGTGGCCCTGGTCGGCAGCGGCCACCTGCACCGCTACCGCCGCCTGCGCGTCGGCCCGACCCGCCTGATCTGGGCGCCGGCCACCGCCTTTCTGATGGGCGGTCGCAAGCTGCCGGGGGCCGCCCGCCTCGGCTATATGCGCTACCGTTTCACCCGGTCCGGCTTCACCGCAAGCTTCGTGGAGCCGCCGCTGTTCCTGAACCTGGACGTCCGCAACTGGAACAAATTCCGCGGCTCCACCATCCACCTGCCCGAGCGGGGCTTGCGGGGCGGCTGA